The following nucleotide sequence is from Paenibacillus odorifer.
TTTTAGGTATTAATATATTAAATACATATAAAAAAAGAGTTCCAGAGCAAAAAAAAACCATCCCGCCGTAGCTGGGATGGGGATGATCGGTAACCTATAAGTATTATAGCAACGCTTTGTTAAAGCGATAGCCTGCTGTCTTTTCGAAACCGATATGACGATAAAAAGCATGTGCCGGTGCGCGTTCTACGCGGTTGCCACTTCTGAGGAAAAGCTGACAGCAACCTTGCTCACGTGCCCATTCTTCTGCTGCGGCCACAAGTCTTTTACCGAGTCCGTTTCCTCTGAGTTCTTCTGATACGATAAGTGCAGTAATCTCTGTGATACAATCTGTCTGTTTGTAATACGAGCTTACCTGTCTAAGGCCGATCATACCCACAACTTCATTATTCAGCTCTGCTACAAGTGTGCATTGGAGATTGCTGTTCTCCATGCTTTCCAGTCTCTCTTTCATCACGCTTAGCGTTGTTGGATAGCCGAATTCCCGCAGAAGCGCTGTAACTCTCTCCAGATCATTCAAGCCGCATTTGCGAATTTCCAGTACAGGTGCCATGGTACTACTGTTCATCCTCATATACCTCCACTTTTAGCATAGACGCCGCCTGCTTGGCTATCGTCCGCGCGATTTCCACATCTTCCGCCGCACTTAACGCTACTGCCATCCGCCGACCAGGACGAACTTCCGGTTTACCAAATACGCGAACCTGAGTCCTGGGCAGTTCCAAAGCTCCTCCAATTCCGGTCACAGCAAAGGCTCGTCCTTCTCCATCAGCCTTCAGCGTAGCTGAGGCACCAGGTGTCAGCAATTGTATTGACTGGACAGGAAAACCAAGAATAGCTCTGACATGCACTGCAAATTGAGATAAATCCTGCGTCGCCATCGTGACCATCCCCGTATCATGGGGTCTAGGTGACACTTCACTGAACAATACGCCTCGATCTGTCAAAAAAAGTTCCACTCCAAAAATACCGAAACCTCCGAGCTGATCCGTTACTGCTTTTGCAATAGATTGCGCTTCTTCAAGCAGCTCTGGCTTCATAAAGTGAGGCTGCCAGGATTCCACGTAATCTCCATCCTTCTGAATATGTCCAATAGGTGGACAAAATACCGTTCCAGATACAGAACGCACCGTCAAAAGAGTAATCTCGCTCTCAAAAGTAACAAAAGCCTCCACGATAACTCGCGTTCCTTTAGCTCTCGCTCCATCCAAAGCAGTGTTCCAGCAGTTTTCTGCATCCTCAGGGCTTTTGCATACGCTCTGACCCTTGCCAGAAGAACTCATAATCGGCTTAATGACACAAGGAGTGCCTAGCTCGGCTATAGCTTGTTGCAGCTCTTCCAGACTATCCGCAAAACGGTAATCAGCGGTTGGCAGTCCAAGGTCTTCAGCCGCAAGACGACGAATCCCTTCTCTGTCCATGGTCAGCCGAGCCGCCCGCGCCGTCGGAACAACGAAAAAGCCTTCTTCT
It contains:
- a CDS encoding GNAT family N-acetyltransferase, yielding MNSSTMAPVLEIRKCGLNDLERVTALLREFGYPTTLSVMKERLESMENSNLQCTLVAELNNEVVGMIGLRQVSSYYKQTDCITEITALIVSEELRGNGLGKRLVAAAEEWAREQGCCQLFLRSGNRVERAPAHAFYRHIGFEKTAGYRFNKALL
- the purT gene encoding formate-dependent phosphoribosylglycinamide formyltransferase — protein: MWGAPFSAQSRKLLLLGSGELGKEVIIEAQRLGVETVAVDRYTDAPAMGVAHRSHVIDMLDAEALKALIRSEKPDVIVPEIEAIATHALQELEEEGFFVVPTARAARLTMDREGIRRLAAEDLGLPTADYRFADSLEELQQAIAELGTPCVIKPIMSSSGKGQSVCKSPEDAENCWNTALDGARAKGTRVIVEAFVTFESEITLLTVRSVSGTVFCPPIGHIQKDGDYVESWQPHFMKPELLEEAQSIAKAVTDQLGGFGIFGVELFLTDRGVLFSEVSPRPHDTGMVTMATQDLSQFAVHVRAILGFPVQSIQLLTPGASATLKADGEGRAFAVTGIGGALELPRTQVRVFGKPEVRPGRRMAVALSAAEDVEIARTIAKQAASMLKVEVYEDEQ